TGTGGTTTGCACCTACTTTGCCCATGACTGGTTCTTTGGGGATGTGGGTTGCAGGCTTTTGCTCAGCCTGGACCTCCTCACCATGCATGCCAGCATTTTCCTCCTGACCGCCATGAGCCTGGAGAGGTACTGGGCAGTGGCCAAGCCTCTGTGGGCCAGGCGGGCCAGTAATGCCTACCGCAAGCTGGCCAGCGCCGTCCTCTGGCTCCTCTCGCTCCTGCTCACGGCCCCCATGATGGTGATGACTCAGCTGCGGGAGGGGGACAGCCCCCACAAGCGCATCTGCATCCCCACCTGGACGCCATCAGCTTTCCGGCTCTACCTGACAGTGCTGTTCTCCACCAGCGTCCTGGCACCCGGCACAGTGCTGGCCATCGTCTACACCCGCCTGGCCTGGGCCTACCGGTCCTCGGCCTggggcctggggctgcctgtggcCGGCCGGGCCCCCGCACGGCGGCTCCTCTCCAGGATCTCTGCCATCGTGGTGGCCTACTGGGTCTGCTTCCTCCCCTTCTGGGCCTGGCAGCTGGCCAGGCTGTaccagggagaggggctgggcatcagccctgctgcccaggccTACCTTAACTTCGGTGTCACCTGCCTGGCCTATGGCAACAGCTGTGTCAACCCCTTCCTCTACACCCTGCTTGCAAGCAGCTACCGCGGGCGCCGTGGCCGCACCGGGACGGGCGTGGCACGGCCTGCAGCAGGCTCTCAGCAGGCTGCAGGAAACCATGGCATCCCCCTGGCTTTCAGGGAGGTGTTGGGGTCTGTGAGGGAAAGCGAGGGGTGAGCAGGCTGGGAACACCTGACCTTGGCTGGGGTCATGTTGAGAAATAAAGGTGTGTCACCTTCCATGCCAGCATGCAGTGTCTTCCATCGATGTTGTTGCAGTGCTTTCCCCTTTGTGTGGCTGCTCATCCTGCTCAGTTGGGCGGGGAGAGTGCTTGTCTCAGGGATCCTGACTCCATCCGCAGATCCTGCAGCCCTCACACACCAGCCTCCACCTTGCACAAGGCTGGGGAGTGGGTGGAAGGGAGCAGTCAGCTTCAATATGTCTAAATTATACATCTGGGGAACCTTTGCCACCCCTCATCTCCTCACTAGCAACGGGCCAAACCATAACAAAGTCAGGACAACAGTGAGTCATAGATTTCACAAGAACGATGAGTCACTTAAGAAACAGCCAGGCTAGCAGGAGACCTCACTAAGGTTCATCCTCCTGGTAAAGCTACTACTGAGCTTTCTTCAAGAAACCATCACAAAAAAGTCTTTGAAGAATCTAAAGAAAGTGCAATTAAGAGGCAGTGCTCCCCTGTAGTACAGCCCAGGGAGTCCAGTACACTGGCTCAGTTTTCAAGATCAGGTCAGCAGAGGAAGCTGCAAGGAGAGAGCTTTCCTCTGTGTCCATCCTGACAGTTCATGGTACCCTCACCAACACCATGGCCCTGCTATGGTTGAGGGAAATACCCAATTCTCTGCCCTACCCACTGTACCCTAGTCTGCCAGACTGTGCCAACATCACTGTGCAAACTGAGCCAGGGCACTTGCCTTGAGACTACCTAGCCTAGCATGGGTCATTTCCATACCACTGAACCTCTCTTCTCCAGAAAGGATGGCTTCATCTTTATCACGCCATGGGAAGAGTCTCCAAGCCATGCTGTTCCCCTGCCATTCCTATACACAGGGTGGCAATCCTAGATGCCATGTTTACAGTTACAGATGTAGCCCTAAAAAAGAGTGTGATGTGTACATCCAAAGCAGATGGGCTTCAGGTAGCACAGGACTTCAAGAGAGATCCAGTTGCAGAGACCCAAGTTGCTTGTACACCCCAAGTGTTCCTGCCTTTCAGCTAAGATCTCAGCTTATCTCTCTTCCTTCTCAGACCCACACTTCCTAGCAGCCCAGCCTCTCTCTGCATGGGTACCTAGGACTTGGCAGAGCCTCATGAATTATGCAATGAGAATGGCAAGTACAGTTGCTGAAGGGGAAAGTCCCTGTTCTCCAGCTGCCCTGGAATTAGCACAGCCAGGCCTGCAGGGAATCCTGTAGTACATCAAATTGTTAGTGCCTTGTGTTGCTTGTGGTCAAGCCTTTTATCCCAGACCGACCTGGTAACTGCTGTGCACTGGGGATAGGACAGATCCCACCTTTCCCATACCCACCAGGCACAGCATGCTCAACAGCAGTGCCAAGGTAGCATTAAACTGAGAAAGTCCCTGAGGCAGCTATGCAGTAACATCAAACATGCCTGACTGCCTCAGACTCCACAGAGTCTAGCCTCAGCTTAGACTGAGAAGTACTCAGGTTTATTTGGGCCAAGTaaaacaggaacaaaagcaTAGTGCACACATCCTTAGCATCCCGCATTCCAGCTGGACAGTGCTGCCTCCCTCAGCTCTGGACAGAACAGGCAAAGTACAAGAGGAGAATAAAACCAGACACCCCCACATTACTACTCTCATGTGCTACAGCACAACACTTTATGCTCCTGCAGTAACTGGGAAGAAAGGATTTGGATGAGGAAGCCTCTACATGCTCTGCCACACCCAGCAAGGCAGCTTTTCTACTGTCTCCATATAGCAGTAAGAGGTCCCAAGCAGACATGGGAGTAGGACCAGCCTCTACAGAAGGTTGCAGCTAAAACTACCACAGTTAAGGACTTTCCCTTCACTCCATGCCCCACTAGGCTCACCTAGCAGAGCCACTCAGAGCCATCTGATGTCAGCCAGGAATACTAAATTTAGGCAGAAATTGAGTTAATTTATTCAGGGAGTGTAAGGTGTCAGTCTAGACCTCAACAGTGGGAGATCTTGTTTAAGGGACTCTTTTACTGTGCCTGCAGTGACAATTAGCCCCAATGCCTCCTCCTGCAACTCTCCTTGGACTTTTAACCTTCTGTCTTCCCAGGCTTTTAACCTTCATCTCCTTTAGTTTCCATCCGTGACTTTCAAGGACCAAGACTGGGACAATTGCATCCACTTATGGTACTCAAGCAAAACTCTCTACTCCTATCCACCCACCCCCAGCAAGGTGCCACTCCCATGAGGACTCAATATTAAACAGATTAGATTTTGAGACTTAGTACACCAAAACTCTTATTTATTGATTGCTTTTTCTGTATCTTTGAGATGACAGTGTCAGAGGAAGTTATTCCCAGCTGAGGGACTGGAGTGTGAAGTCCCCTTGTGTATCAAAGTAGTCAAAGACAGTGAGGTTAAGCCGGTTAGGGAACGTGAACTGGTGGCCTGGCAGGTGGACTGTCACATCATTTTGGTTGACACCAAAAGTTATCTGCAAGGCAAATGGAAAAGTTAGAGACAGTTTCCTCAagcctctcctctctgcagcactgctgtgccaccCTCTACTTTACAGGGTGAACAAGCTCAGTagcctctcctctctgcagcactgctgtgccaccCTCTACTTTACAGGGTGAACAAGCTCAGTAGAATAACCTGCTCATCAACAGCCAGGAATGTTATCCTAGTCTCCCAAGAGatgcccattccctgctctgttcaATAGTAATGTCTTTGAGATAGATGGAGCTTGCACATTTGATCCCCACCCTCCAtcagtgctcagagctgagtGGTGGCACTGGCCAAGCAGGAGAAACCAGACACCTCCTGTACAGACAGTCCTGagacagcccctgcagctgggtGTCCTGTGCCAAACACCCTCCCTTCACCAGAGCATGTACagagaatatatatatataaatatatgcatgCCTCACCTCTGCTGTGCCCCCTTTCTGGAAAGGGAAGACagcctccctgtgctctgcacccCACTCTTCCACCTTCTTTGAGTTGCACACGATGGTGTTCACATCACCATGAGCATCAAAACGGGGATTGAAGTGGAGTCCAAGGAGGGTAGCATCCTTGCCCAGGTTCATCacaaagctgcagagaaaaaaaaagtagacaTCAATacagctaaaaaaaattaaaatcaatactATGGTAGAATGTCTCTCATTACCATGGGCATCCCTGTGTCTGTTTCTTCAAGCTCAGCTGAGGGTAACCTAAGCTAAACCCTTTGCTAAATTACACAGCTTCCCTAAAAAGATGTGCTGTGGCAGTAAGGGGCACTTTTCTGGGGTGATAGGCTCCAGAGTGCCATCCCTGGGAGAAACATCACTTGGTTTCCTCAAAGCTTTTAATGGTTCGGCATGCAATGCCCTAAACAGAGTTATAACACACCCAAAACAATTCCCAGAGAGTCAGCTGCTTTCCACGGATTTCCTTTCAGTACTCAACAGTTAGCTAGTGCTGCATCCTGCCTGACAGCCACTGCTTTCTCCTcatcctgcaggcagctgaaaTAATTACTAAGCTAATGTCATTAGCTATCCCAAAGTATCTGCAACAGCAGTGGGAGGAAGTTTCCTAGCCTAGTGTCCACCTTACCTTCAGGCCTCTTACCCAGGTGAGAAGAGGCATATTATTTGGCAAGAGAAAGCCTGGGAGGCTTCACTCAGACAGTATCAAACTTCAAAGgccctgggaagagctgggacaTGTTTCCTGGAACACCGCTAGTGCTGGTAAAGCAGCTACAGGCTCCACCTGACCTGCAAAGGGCTCCAACCCAACCACAGACCTGCACAAGGGCTGGGGCCTGCTCCAGAGGCTTCGATGGGAAACCTAGCCACCCCAATCCCTGCACATTTAGGGGTACATTTCCACTTAAGCCCGCCTGCCTGCTCACCACCTTTCTTCCGTCTTTCCACACCACCATGTGATGGGCAAATCCACTGAGGCACCATAAATGTCCCTACTCCTGGCCATCTTCGTGCAGATGAGAGGATGTGGTGGAACAAATGGTCTCAAACCAAATCTCAGTATAGACACAGCTTCCATTTCCTCTACCCTGCACTAGAGAGGATGTGGTCACTGCCAGCGTGTGCAGCTGGAACTTCACATCTGCTTGGCTTAGCCCCCTGGCAGTACTGTGACTGCAATGTGCATTAGGTGATGACTCACTGGAAGCACTGCTGGTGTTAACCCCTTCTCCTCTTCTATCCAAGGGACAGAGTCCTTTTGCAGACCCCTCAGTGCAGTGCCTTGGCCATGCCTGGGTGGCACAGCACAACTCACCTCTTGGCATTTGGTGCAATTTTCCCCTTGACAGTGAGGCGCTGGCCAGGCTTGAGACCCAAGTTGGTGCACACTGGTCCCTGGGGAATGTGGAAGCAGAGGCATTAGCTCAGTACCTGCTGGCTCACTTGTTCTGACTTggcagctttccctgctgcctttcaaGACATGCTTTGCTTTGGACCCATGGAGAAACAGGGAAGCTCCCTTGCCCTGGGGCATTGCAGCAAGGACATCCCAGAGAAGCTACCCCAATCACATGATACATTTGATTAGAGCTCGATTTCCTAAtctgtctcctgctgctctcatcAACATATCTGTATTTCACAGCAGTGAAGCGTAAGTACCTGCACACTCCAATCACACCCACCCCATCCCAAACACACCCATGTGCCTTGCGGGTCTCGTGTCATCCCACACAATTCTGTctgggatggagactccacTCCCTTCCCCTAGCTTGTGTTTGAACTTCAAGCCTTGCCCAGGTC
This genomic interval from Catharus ustulatus isolate bCatUst1 chromosome 4, bCatUst1.pri.v2, whole genome shotgun sequence contains the following:
- the LGALS1 gene encoding galectin-1; translation: MSCGPVCTNLGLKPGQRLTVKGKIAPNAKSFVMNLGKDATLLGLHFNPRFDAHGDVNTIVCNSKKVEEWGAEHREAVFPFQKGGTAEITFGVNQNDVTVHLPGHQFTFPNRLNLTVFDYFDTQGDFTLQSLSWE
- the LOC116995755 gene encoding urotensin-2 receptor-like; its protein translation is MFYNSSLLSPSPREDPMGGSFLEESSGEGGDSNILGGDSLVTGPLGAVLLVMCLTGMVGNIYTVAVASGRVAGCSAGSLGVYMMNLALADLLYLSTIPFVVCTYFAHDWFFGDVGCRLLLSLDLLTMHASIFLLTAMSLERYWAVAKPLWARRASNAYRKLASAVLWLLSLLLTAPMMVMTQLREGDSPHKRICIPTWTPSAFRLYLTVLFSTSVLAPGTVLAIVYTRLAWAYRSSAWGLGLPVAGRAPARRLLSRISAIVVAYWVCFLPFWAWQLARLYQGEGLGISPAAQAYLNFGVTCLAYGNSCVNPFLYTLLASSYRGRRGRTGTGVARPAAGSQQAAGNHGIPLAFREVLGSVRESEG